The following are encoded in a window of Massilia sp. R2A-15 genomic DNA:
- a CDS encoding phosphomannomutase, with product MKKINIADMMRSTGVAFGTSGARGLVAQMTPEVCYAYTAAFWQAVGTGKRAVIGHDLRPSSPAMAGACAAALADLGVEVLYAGALPTPALASFGRTLGAPVLVVTGSHIPFDRNGLKFYSASGEISKADEQAMLHAVLTVPDQVAPASLPAPDPRAQAAYLERYTGFFEPGSLRGMRVAVYEHSSAGRDVLRAILAALGAEVLALGRADTFVPIDTEAVGADDVARGRQWAAEHRFDAIVSTDGDADRPLIGDETGAWFRGDMVGVLCAQFLHADVVVTPVSSNTAVEKCGAFGQVLRTRIGSPYVIAGMEQAQAAQGGIVTGYEANGGFLLGSDISQGGKRLAALPTRDAVLPMLALLTMARQRGCRLSELARGLPARFTHSDRLQEFPTSASVALVAALQEDRDAMAAVMAPGAGAVTQVDTTDGLRVTFGSGDIVHLRPSGNAPELRCYAEAADAATAQRLCQECLARILARART from the coding sequence TTGAAAAAAATCAACATCGCCGACATGATGCGCAGCACCGGGGTGGCCTTCGGCACCAGCGGCGCGCGGGGCCTGGTGGCCCAGATGACCCCGGAAGTGTGCTACGCCTACACCGCGGCGTTCTGGCAGGCGGTGGGGACGGGCAAGCGCGCCGTCATCGGCCACGACCTGCGTCCGAGCAGCCCGGCGATGGCGGGCGCCTGCGCCGCCGCGCTGGCCGACCTTGGCGTCGAAGTGCTGTATGCGGGCGCGCTGCCGACGCCTGCGCTGGCCTCGTTCGGCCGCACGCTGGGCGCGCCTGTGCTGGTGGTGACCGGCAGCCATATCCCGTTCGACCGCAACGGCCTGAAGTTCTACAGCGCGAGCGGCGAAATCAGCAAGGCCGACGAACAGGCGATGCTGCACGCGGTGTTGACGGTCCCCGACCAGGTCGCGCCGGCCAGCCTGCCGGCGCCCGACCCGCGCGCGCAAGCGGCTTACCTGGAGCGCTATACGGGGTTCTTCGAGCCGGGCAGCCTGCGCGGCATGCGCGTGGCCGTCTACGAGCACAGCAGCGCCGGGCGCGACGTGCTGCGCGCCATCCTCGCGGCGCTGGGCGCCGAGGTGCTGGCGCTCGGCCGCGCCGACACCTTCGTGCCGATCGATACCGAAGCGGTCGGCGCGGACGACGTCGCGCGCGGCAGGCAGTGGGCCGCCGAGCACCGGTTCGACGCGATCGTCTCGACCGACGGCGACGCCGACCGCCCGCTGATCGGCGACGAGACCGGCGCATGGTTTCGCGGCGACATGGTCGGCGTCCTGTGCGCGCAATTCCTGCACGCCGATGTCGTCGTCACTCCGGTCAGCAGCAACACCGCGGTGGAGAAGTGCGGCGCCTTCGGCCAGGTGCTGCGCACCCGCATCGGCTCGCCCTATGTGATCGCCGGCATGGAGCAGGCGCAGGCGGCGCAGGGCGGCATCGTCACCGGATATGAAGCCAATGGCGGCTTCCTGCTGGGCAGCGACATCAGCCAGGGCGGCAAGCGCCTGGCGGCGCTGCCCACGCGCGACGCGGTGCTGCCGATGCTCGCTCTGCTAACCATGGCGCGCCAGCGCGGTTGCCGCCTGTCCGAGCTGGCGCGCGGCTTGCCGGCGCGCTTCACCCACAGCGACCGCCTGCAGGAGTTTCCCACCAGCGCAAGTGTCGCCCTGGTCGCCGCGCTACAGGAAGACCGCGACGCCATGGCCGCCGTGATGGCGCCGGGGGCGGGCGCGGTAACGCAGGTGGACACCACCGACGGCCTGCGGGTCACGTTTGGCAGTGGCGACATCGTGCACCTGCGCCCGTCCGGCAACGCGCCGGAACTGCGCTGCTACGCCGAGGCGGCCGATGCCGCGACGGCGCAGCGCCTGTGCCAGGAATGCCTGGCGCGAATCTTGGCGCGGGCGCGCACTTAG
- a CDS encoding YjbH domain-containing protein: MLTFLRNTIKITWCGCVVFGAAQAGAATPSLNGQSGYINMPNASVEQDGTFSTGYSYDNPYGAIWTSATILPFLQVGARYVSISGVAGFSSVPGQYGSNYGRFKDKVFDAKVRLWSETAWLPQVAVGATDLQGTELFKGQYVVATKTFGAAKNLELSAGVGRRRPDGVFAGARWTPAQAPNWSVVAEYDAIDYARDFRAGQTFAGQRKAGPVVGLEYHRGWLGAQIARHSDHFSANAYVSIPFAQREFLPKLREPKAFEQKDAPPRASMAAWQKDGKPGAALVQALARQDFKNIRVELDGGILKMTLTNNRISNLGRAVGRASRTALAFAPAGTRGLHITYTKNEQPVATYEFQDLYALSYYLGGTIDREAFLKTVLVRQGTPDDRLATADQPGMLAGLNEDVPIGVDVGHDGNAIQLRSEDRESNRMRIAPKLGLFFNDPSGALRYEVDAAANYDRRLATGLYLNGGLTAKVIETVSGVTQPSNSLLPHVRTDIAEYKRGSRIKLNKLMLNQYAMPAPNWYGRLSGGFYEEMYRGAGGQLLYAPNDARWAADLTVDALQQRGVRGWFDARDYRTVTALGALHYRLPSDITVTARAGRFLARDAGVRMEFKRRFLSGIELGAWYTRTNGKDITNPGSPANPYNDKGVFLNISLNSMLLADTQASAMLAVSPWTRDVGQLVATPGDLYEMIEKPRRDMSIADGLGNLGERPDEQALAALYMDPKPLSSPWPVFRLRLDQAAASSPTLPVWIKGGALGTGAVLASAALDKPADRFVKRHQENAVMRGWGNFGKAAPIALVGAAGAAFAFGDQRAQNIGLISLESVAGAIGVTTVGKYAVGRARPGEELGSWAHTGGKRSEASFPSGHSAVAFAAVTPFAQEYDAPWLYGLAALSSAGRVAARQHFVSDTVAGGLVGYAIGSWLWQSQRENRGSFLSINPGPKEIGVSWRGSY, translated from the coding sequence TTGCTTACGTTCCTGCGCAATACCATCAAAATCACGTGGTGCGGCTGTGTGGTGTTCGGCGCCGCCCAAGCCGGCGCCGCCACCCCCAGCCTGAACGGCCAGTCGGGCTACATCAATATGCCCAACGCCTCGGTCGAACAGGACGGCACCTTCAGCACGGGCTACAGTTACGACAATCCTTACGGCGCGATCTGGACCAGCGCCACCATCCTTCCTTTCCTCCAGGTCGGCGCGCGCTACGTGTCGATCAGCGGCGTCGCCGGCTTTTCCAGCGTGCCGGGCCAGTACGGCAGCAATTACGGACGGTTCAAGGACAAGGTGTTCGACGCCAAGGTGCGCCTGTGGAGCGAGACGGCCTGGCTGCCGCAAGTGGCGGTCGGGGCGACCGACCTGCAGGGCACCGAGCTGTTCAAGGGCCAGTACGTGGTGGCCACGAAGACTTTCGGCGCGGCGAAGAACCTGGAGCTCTCCGCCGGTGTCGGGCGGCGGCGGCCGGACGGCGTGTTCGCCGGCGCGCGCTGGACCCCGGCGCAAGCACCAAACTGGTCGGTGGTGGCCGAATACGACGCCATCGATTACGCGCGCGATTTCCGCGCCGGGCAAACCTTCGCCGGCCAGCGCAAGGCCGGCCCGGTGGTGGGCCTGGAATATCACCGCGGCTGGCTGGGCGCCCAGATTGCCCGCCACAGCGACCATTTCAGCGCCAACGCCTACGTCTCGATTCCGTTCGCCCAGCGCGAATTCCTGCCGAAACTGCGCGAGCCCAAGGCATTCGAACAGAAGGACGCGCCGCCGCGCGCCTCGATGGCCGCGTGGCAGAAGGACGGCAAGCCGGGCGCCGCGCTGGTGCAGGCGCTGGCGCGGCAGGACTTCAAGAACATCCGGGTCGAGCTCGACGGCGGCATCCTCAAGATGACGCTGACCAATAACCGCATCTCCAACCTGGGGCGCGCGGTCGGGCGCGCCAGCCGCACGGCGCTGGCGTTCGCGCCGGCCGGCACGCGCGGCCTGCACATCACCTATACCAAGAACGAGCAGCCGGTCGCCACCTACGAATTCCAGGATCTGTATGCGCTCAGCTACTACCTGGGCGGCACGATCGACCGCGAGGCATTCCTGAAGACCGTGCTGGTGCGCCAGGGCACGCCGGACGACCGGCTCGCCACCGCCGACCAGCCCGGCATGCTGGCCGGCCTGAACGAGGACGTGCCGATCGGCGTCGATGTCGGCCACGACGGCAACGCCATCCAGCTGCGCTCGGAAGACCGCGAGAGCAACCGCATGCGCATCGCGCCCAAGCTGGGCCTGTTCTTCAACGATCCGAGCGGCGCGCTGCGCTACGAAGTGGACGCGGCCGCCAATTACGACCGGCGCCTGGCGACCGGCCTGTACCTGAACGGCGGCCTGACCGCCAAGGTGATCGAAACCGTCTCCGGCGTGACCCAGCCGTCGAACAGCCTGCTGCCGCACGTGCGCACCGACATTGCCGAGTACAAGCGCGGTTCGCGGATCAAGCTCAACAAGCTGATGCTCAACCAGTACGCGATGCCGGCGCCGAACTGGTACGGCCGGCTGTCCGGCGGCTTTTACGAAGAGATGTACCGCGGCGCCGGCGGCCAACTGTTGTATGCGCCGAACGACGCGCGCTGGGCCGCCGACCTGACGGTCGACGCGCTGCAGCAGCGCGGCGTGCGCGGCTGGTTCGACGCGCGCGACTATCGCACCGTCACCGCCCTCGGCGCCCTGCATTACCGCCTGCCGTCGGACATCACCGTCACCGCGCGCGCCGGGCGCTTCCTGGCCAGGGACGCGGGCGTGCGGATGGAATTCAAGCGCCGCTTCCTGTCGGGCATCGAACTGGGCGCCTGGTACACCAGGACCAACGGCAAGGACATCACCAATCCGGGCTCGCCGGCCAATCCCTACAACGACAAGGGCGTGTTCCTGAACATCTCGCTCAACAGCATGCTGCTGGCGGACACCCAGGCCAGCGCCATGCTCGCGGTCTCGCCATGGACGCGCGACGTCGGCCAGCTGGTGGCCACGCCGGGCGACCTGTACGAGATGATCGAAAAGCCGCGCCGCGACATGTCGATCGCCGACGGCCTGGGCAACCTGGGCGAGCGTCCCGACGAGCAGGCGCTCGCCGCGCTGTACATGGACCCGAAGCCGCTGAGCAGCCCGTGGCCGGTATTTCGCCTGCGCCTGGACCAGGCCGCCGCTTCGTCGCCGACCCTGCCCGTGTGGATCAAGGGCGGCGCGCTGGGGACCGGCGCGGTGCTGGCCAGCGCGGCGCTGGACAAGCCGGCCGACCGCTTCGTCAAGCGGCACCAGGAAAACGCCGTGATGCGCGGCTGGGGCAATTTCGGCAAGGCTGCGCCGATCGCGCTGGTGGGCGCCGCCGGCGCCGCGTTCGCGTTCGGCGACCAGCGCGCGCAGAACATCGGCCTGATCTCGCTCGAGTCGGTGGCCGGCGCCATCGGCGTGACGACGGTGGGCAAGTACGCCGTCGGCCGCGCCCGTCCCGGCGAAGAGCTGGGATCGTGGGCGCACACCGGCGGCAAGCGTTCGGAGGCATCGTTCCCGTCCGGCCACAGCGCGGTGGCGTTTGCCGCCGTCACGCCGTTCGCCCAGGAATACGATGCGCCGTGGCTGTACGGCCTGGCCGCGCTCAGTTCGGCGGGCAGGGTGGCGGCGCGCCAGCACTTCGTCTCCGATACCGTGGCCGGCGGCCTGGTCGGCTATGCGATCGGCAGCTGGCTGTGGCAGTCGCAGCGCGAAAACCGCGGTTCCTTCCTGTCGATCAATCCGGGGCCGAAGGAAATCGGCGTGTCCTGGCGCGGATCGTACTAA
- a CDS encoding glycosyltransferase → MNLSSSENIGWVLGLLGAFLCSIGLVVTTRWHGKFTLDGTAGVQKFHIEPTPRIGGVAIFLGLMIAWLASDDALQDVFGPILIAGLPAFCFGVAEDLTKRVSVRTRLVATMASGMLAWALTGASVTHTGIVGVDFALAWVPFSVLFTAFAVGGVANSVNIIDGFNGLAGGTVTICLVALGLIAQNCGDVELAKLCFIVGAVTVGFLMVNFPFGKLFLGDGGAYLLGFILAWLAVTLAYRNPGVSAWAPLLACAYPIFETVFTIARRVWARTHPGQPDSHHLHSLINVAVSARLFPNARADLRNASVSPISWTIAAIPAAFSVQFASRNSALALCGLFSFMIYLTCYFLVASSSRVRKQKAAIKEDAGAALPARHGNIIPMIPKAPAPSVSVRSGARRMASERGIAHADRYQEAE, encoded by the coding sequence ATGAACCTGTCTTCGTCTGAAAATATCGGTTGGGTGTTGGGATTGCTTGGGGCGTTCCTCTGTTCGATCGGCCTGGTAGTGACGACGCGCTGGCATGGCAAATTCACGCTCGACGGCACCGCGGGCGTACAGAAATTCCACATCGAACCGACCCCCCGTATCGGCGGCGTCGCGATTTTCCTCGGCCTGATGATTGCCTGGCTGGCGTCCGACGACGCCCTGCAGGATGTGTTCGGCCCGATCCTGATCGCCGGCCTGCCGGCTTTTTGTTTCGGCGTGGCCGAAGACCTGACTAAGCGCGTCTCGGTGCGCACCCGGCTGGTCGCCACCATGGCCAGCGGCATGCTGGCCTGGGCGCTGACCGGCGCCAGCGTCACCCATACCGGTATCGTCGGCGTCGATTTCGCCCTGGCCTGGGTGCCGTTCTCGGTGCTGTTTACCGCCTTTGCGGTCGGCGGCGTGGCCAATTCGGTCAACATCATCGACGGCTTCAACGGCCTAGCCGGCGGCACCGTCACCATCTGCCTGGTGGCCCTGGGCCTGATCGCGCAAAACTGCGGCGACGTCGAGCTGGCAAAGCTGTGCTTCATCGTCGGCGCCGTCACCGTCGGCTTCCTGATGGTGAACTTCCCGTTCGGCAAGCTGTTCCTCGGCGACGGCGGCGCCTACCTGCTCGGCTTCATCCTGGCCTGGCTGGCCGTCACGCTGGCCTACCGCAACCCCGGCGTCTCCGCCTGGGCCCCGCTGCTGGCCTGCGCCTATCCGATCTTCGAAACCGTGTTTACCATTGCGCGCCGCGTGTGGGCCAGGACCCATCCCGGCCAGCCGGACAGCCACCATCTGCACAGCCTGATCAACGTCGCCGTGTCGGCGCGTCTGTTCCCGAACGCCCGCGCCGACCTGCGCAACGCGTCGGTGTCGCCGATCTCGTGGACGATCGCGGCGATCCCGGCGGCGTTTTCGGTGCAGTTTGCCAGCCGTAACAGCGCACTGGCCCTGTGCGGCCTGTTCAGCTTCATGATCTACCTGACGTGCTACTTCCTGGTCGCCTCGTCGAGCCGCGTGCGCAAGCAGAAGGCCGCAATCAAGGAGGACGCCGGCGCCGCGCTGCCGGCCCGGCACGGCAACATCATTCCGATGATCCCCAAGGCGCCCGCGCCGTCCGTTTCGGTGCGCAGCGGCGCCCGGCGCATGGCCTCCGAGCGCGGGATCGCCCACGCGGACCGGTACCAGGAAGCCGAATAA
- a CDS encoding WbuC family cupin fold metalloprotein, giving the protein MNITVFSPELLSGLINQARKSPRTRQHHNIHQDYLDPSQRFLNAIEPESYIRPHRHSLDPKAETLIAIKGQFGLVLFDDDGGVQKVIKLGSEKFGGNTGADLPPGTWHTIVALTPGAVLLELKAGPFRPDAAKELAPWAPEEGGDAAVRYLSNLRKIIDTFPKVDADASCTLTA; this is encoded by the coding sequence ATGAACATCACAGTATTTTCGCCGGAGCTACTGAGCGGCCTTATCAACCAGGCGCGGAAGTCGCCAAGGACAAGGCAGCACCACAATATCCATCAAGATTATCTTGATCCGTCCCAGCGCTTTCTGAACGCAATTGAACCTGAGAGTTACATCCGTCCGCACCGTCATTCACTCGATCCCAAAGCGGAAACTCTCATCGCGATCAAGGGGCAGTTCGGTTTGGTGTTGTTCGATGATGACGGGGGTGTCCAGAAGGTCATCAAGCTGGGGTCGGAAAAGTTCGGCGGCAATACCGGCGCCGATCTGCCGCCGGGCACTTGGCACACGATCGTTGCACTGACACCGGGTGCGGTTTTGCTCGAGCTGAAGGCGGGGCCGTTCAGGCCGGATGCTGCGAAGGAGCTGGCGCCCTGGGCGCCGGAAGAGGGCGGTGATGCGGCTGTACGGTATCTTTCAAACCTAAGAAAGATTATCGACACCTTCCCGAAGGTCGATGCGGACGCATCGTGCACACTGACTGCGTAA
- a CDS encoding glycosyltransferase family 4 protein: protein MRIALVADVFPPLRSSGAVQLRDLARELVRQGHEVTAMIASPDLQKDWQLESIDGVQVLRLRTPKTKDVGYLRRTIGELLMPFAMLRNLRRSPLAGQRFDGVTWYSPSIFLGPLVKMLKTTSACPSYLIIRDIFPEWAVDMGLMGRGLPYRFFKAVANYQYSVADIIGVQSPGNLDYFANVGDRSVQRLEVLHNWLAEGADAGCSINVSDTALKGRKIFVYAGNMGVAQGVDVLLELAERLQERADIGFLFVGRGSDVARLRGVAVQRELDNVVFADEIDPDEIPGLYAQCHVGLVALDPRHKSHNIPGKFLSYMQSALPVLACINPGNDLIGLINGERIGSAYTGGDPAHFAALAEQLVEQIEKEPEIQIRCTRLAAKMFSAEAAVSKIVCALGQKNEHHSIFAGATERPYQPGAEVAKDKAAPQYPSRLS from the coding sequence ATGCGTATTGCCCTAGTTGCGGACGTATTTCCGCCGCTGCGTTCGTCAGGCGCCGTACAGCTGCGCGACCTGGCGCGGGAACTGGTGCGTCAGGGGCACGAAGTGACCGCAATGATCGCGTCACCCGACCTTCAGAAGGATTGGCAGCTCGAATCTATCGATGGGGTGCAGGTGCTCCGCTTGCGCACGCCGAAAACCAAAGATGTCGGCTATTTGCGCCGCACCATCGGTGAACTGCTGATGCCGTTTGCCATGCTGCGTAATTTGCGCAGGTCGCCGCTGGCCGGCCAGCGCTTCGATGGGGTAACGTGGTATTCGCCGTCGATTTTTCTCGGCCCGCTCGTCAAGATGCTCAAGACTACCAGCGCTTGTCCGAGTTACCTGATCATTCGGGATATCTTTCCCGAATGGGCCGTCGACATGGGATTAATGGGGCGCGGGCTGCCGTATCGATTTTTCAAGGCTGTCGCGAATTATCAGTATTCCGTGGCCGACATAATCGGCGTACAGAGCCCGGGTAATCTCGATTATTTCGCGAACGTCGGCGATCGTTCGGTGCAGCGCCTCGAGGTGCTGCACAATTGGTTGGCGGAGGGCGCGGATGCCGGTTGCAGCATTAATGTGTCCGACACCGCGTTGAAGGGCCGGAAGATTTTCGTATATGCCGGCAATATGGGAGTGGCGCAAGGCGTCGACGTATTGCTCGAGTTGGCGGAGCGCTTGCAAGAACGTGCCGATATCGGTTTTCTGTTCGTCGGCCGGGGCAGCGATGTTGCGCGTTTGCGCGGTGTGGCAGTGCAGCGTGAACTCGACAATGTCGTATTTGCCGACGAAATTGATCCAGACGAAATTCCGGGTCTGTATGCGCAATGCCATGTTGGTCTGGTTGCGCTCGATCCGCGGCATAAAAGCCATAATATTCCCGGGAAATTCCTGTCGTATATGCAGTCTGCGCTCCCAGTGCTGGCGTGTATCAACCCAGGGAACGATCTGATTGGTTTGATCAACGGCGAGCGCATTGGATCGGCCTATACCGGTGGTGATCCCGCTCATTTCGCGGCCTTGGCTGAACAATTAGTCGAGCAAATCGAAAAGGAGCCGGAAATTCAAATCCGATGCACTCGACTTGCCGCTAAGATGTTTTCCGCGGAGGCCGCGGTGTCAAAAATTGTTTGCGCATTAGGTCAGAAAAATGAACATCACAGTATTTTCGCCGGAGCTACTGAGCGGCCTTATCAACCAGGCGCGGAAGTCGCCAAGGACAAGGCAGCACCACAATATCCATCAAGATTATCTTGA
- the wecB gene encoding non-hydrolyzing UDP-N-acetylglucosamine 2-epimerase, which yields MRKVMTIVGTRPELIKMSRVIAEFDEHTEHVLVHTGQNYDFELNQVFFDDLGIRKPDHFLEAVGDNVAQTIARVIEKADAVMELEKPDALMLYGDTNSCLAVLAAKRRKIPVFHMEAGNRCFDQRVPEELNRKVLDHLSDINMVLTEHARRYLIAEGIPSETIIKTGSHMHEVLQFYKDKIAKSDVLERMGLKTDKFFIVSAHREENVDSPENLVDMIETLNALAEQYDVPVIVSTHPRTKKRLDALELGELNAHIQFLKPFGFCDYIKLQQEALCVISDSGTITEESSLLNLPAITIRNAHERPEGMDAGTLIMSGLKKASVLDAVRVITSQYDRTRQVMPPVLDYEGGAVSKKVLRIVLSYIDYVNRTVWSKPV from the coding sequence ATGCGTAAGGTCATGACCATCGTCGGGACGCGCCCCGAGCTGATCAAAATGAGCCGCGTCATCGCGGAGTTCGATGAGCACACCGAGCACGTGCTGGTGCATACCGGCCAGAATTACGATTTCGAACTGAACCAGGTTTTTTTCGACGATCTGGGCATTCGTAAGCCGGATCACTTCCTGGAAGCCGTGGGCGACAACGTCGCGCAGACCATCGCTCGTGTGATCGAAAAGGCCGACGCCGTGATGGAACTGGAGAAGCCGGACGCATTGATGCTCTACGGCGATACCAATTCCTGCCTGGCAGTGCTGGCGGCAAAACGGCGCAAGATCCCAGTCTTTCACATGGAAGCCGGCAACCGCTGCTTCGACCAGCGCGTTCCGGAAGAGCTGAACCGCAAGGTGCTTGACCATCTGAGCGACATCAACATGGTGCTCACGGAGCACGCGCGCCGTTACCTGATCGCGGAAGGCATTCCGTCGGAAACGATTATCAAGACCGGCTCGCACATGCATGAAGTGCTGCAGTTCTACAAGGACAAAATCGCCAAGTCCGATGTGCTGGAGCGAATGGGCCTGAAGACGGACAAATTTTTCATTGTCAGCGCACACCGCGAGGAGAATGTCGACAGCCCCGAGAATCTGGTCGACATGATCGAAACGCTCAATGCACTGGCCGAGCAGTACGACGTGCCCGTGATCGTATCGACGCACCCGCGCACCAAGAAGCGTCTGGACGCGCTGGAGTTGGGCGAGCTGAACGCACACATTCAATTCCTCAAGCCATTTGGCTTCTGCGATTACATCAAGCTGCAGCAGGAAGCATTGTGCGTGATCTCCGACAGCGGCACGATTACCGAAGAAAGCTCGCTGCTCAACTTGCCTGCTATTACGATCCGCAACGCCCACGAGCGCCCCGAAGGAATGGATGCGGGTACCTTGATCATGAGCGGACTGAAGAAAGCCAGCGTGCTTGACGCGGTACGCGTGATCACCTCGCAATACGATAGAACCAGGCAAGTGATGCCGCCGGTACTCGATTACGAAGGCGGCGCGGTCTCGAAAAAAGTGCTGCGCATCGTGCTGAGCTACATCGATTATGTCAACCGGACCGTTTGGTCCAAGCCAGTGTAA
- a CDS encoding nucleoside-diphosphate sugar epimerase/dehydratase, translating into MFANKVLMITGGTGSFGNTVLKRFLKTDVREIRIFSRDEKKQEEMRIAMNNSKLKFYIGDVRDYASVHQAMKGVDYVFHAAALKQVPSCEFYPMEAVRTNVLGTENVMNAATANGVKRVVVLSTDKAVYPINAMGISKAMAEKLMVSKSRMQLEGETVFCATRYGNVMASRGSVIPLFVNQLREGKPLTVTDPNMTRFLMSLEDSVDLVLYAYEHGKQGDIFVQKAPASTVADLAQAVKELFSKEGEVKIIGTRHGEKLYESLISREEMAHATDMGGYYRIPADNRDLNYAKYFSEGEKEISELDDYTSHNTHRLNVEQIKQLLLNLDYIKEELNA; encoded by the coding sequence ATGTTTGCTAATAAAGTTTTGATGATCACCGGCGGCACCGGCTCGTTCGGTAACACGGTGCTGAAGCGCTTTTTGAAAACGGATGTGCGCGAAATCCGCATCTTTAGCCGCGACGAAAAGAAGCAGGAAGAGATGCGCATTGCAATGAACAACAGCAAGCTGAAGTTCTACATCGGCGACGTGCGCGACTATGCGAGCGTGCATCAGGCGATGAAGGGCGTCGATTATGTATTCCACGCAGCGGCGTTGAAGCAGGTCCCTTCGTGCGAGTTCTATCCGATGGAGGCGGTGCGTACCAATGTGCTCGGCACCGAGAACGTCATGAACGCCGCCACCGCGAACGGCGTCAAACGCGTAGTCGTGCTCAGCACCGACAAGGCTGTGTATCCGATCAATGCGATGGGTATCTCGAAGGCGATGGCGGAAAAGCTGATGGTCTCCAAGTCGCGCATGCAGTTGGAAGGCGAGACGGTGTTTTGCGCTACGCGTTACGGCAACGTGATGGCGTCGCGCGGCTCGGTCATTCCACTGTTTGTCAACCAGCTGCGTGAAGGCAAGCCCTTGACGGTGACCGACCCGAACATGACCCGCTTCCTGATGTCGCTGGAAGACTCCGTCGACCTGGTGCTGTACGCATACGAGCACGGCAAACAGGGCGATATTTTCGTTCAGAAGGCGCCTGCCTCGACGGTGGCCGATCTGGCCCAGGCGGTCAAGGAGCTCTTCAGCAAGGAAGGCGAAGTCAAGATTATCGGTACCCGCCACGGCGAGAAATTGTACGAATCGCTGATTTCGCGCGAGGAAATGGCTCACGCCACCGACATGGGCGGCTACTACCGCATTCCTGCGGACAATCGCGACCTCAACTACGCGAAATATTTTAGCGAAGGCGAAAAGGAAATCTCCGAGCTCGACGACTACACCTCGCACAACACGCATCGCCTGAATGTCGAACAGATCAAACAGCTGCTGTTGAACCTCGACTACATCAAGGAAGAATTAAATGCGTAA
- a CDS encoding SDR family oxidoreductase: MKVLVLGVSGMLGNAVFRLFSESPEHEVFGSARSGAVRSAFGPELAKNIVVGTDVDNADSLALLFAKVKPQVVINCIGLIKQLAVANDPLQAIPINALLPHRLARLCEIVGARLVHVSTDCVFAGTKGNYRESDPSDAEDLYGRSKYLGEVDYPHAVTLRTSIIGHELGSANGLVGWFLSQSGTVNGFTKAIFSGFPTIELAHIIRDVVLPRPELHGLYHVAADPISKFELLKLVAAVYQKDIEIVPQDQFVLDRSLNADRFKEATGYAPPSWPALVEKMFKFK; the protein is encoded by the coding sequence ATGAAAGTTTTGGTTTTAGGCGTTTCCGGCATGCTGGGCAATGCCGTGTTCAGGCTGTTTTCCGAGTCGCCCGAACATGAGGTGTTTGGTTCGGCGCGCAGCGGCGCGGTGCGTAGCGCATTCGGCCCAGAGCTGGCGAAGAACATCGTGGTCGGCACCGATGTCGATAACGCCGATTCGCTGGCGTTGCTGTTCGCGAAGGTGAAGCCGCAAGTGGTTATCAATTGCATCGGCCTCATCAAGCAACTGGCCGTCGCGAACGACCCGCTCCAAGCGATTCCCATCAATGCGCTGTTGCCACACCGTTTGGCGCGACTGTGCGAAATCGTTGGCGCACGTCTCGTGCACGTCAGCACCGATTGCGTGTTCGCCGGAACCAAGGGAAATTATCGTGAATCGGATCCATCCGACGCCGAAGACTTGTATGGCCGTTCGAAATACCTTGGCGAAGTGGACTATCCGCACGCCGTCACGCTGCGCACGTCGATCATCGGCCACGAGCTCGGCAGCGCAAATGGACTGGTCGGCTGGTTCCTGTCGCAGAGCGGTACCGTAAACGGATTCACCAAAGCGATCTTCTCGGGTTTTCCGACCATCGAGCTGGCGCACATTATCCGCGACGTCGTGTTGCCGCGGCCGGAACTGCACGGCTTGTACCACGTCGCCGCCGATCCGATTTCCAAGTTCGAATTGCTCAAGCTGGTGGCTGCTGTGTATCAGAAGGATATCGAAATCGTGCCGCAAGACCAGTTCGTACTGGACCGTTCCTTGAATGCTGACCGCTTTAAGGAAGCAACGGGGTACGCCCCGCCGAGCTGGCCCGCGCTCGTTGAAAAGATGTTCAAATTTAAATAA